Proteins encoded in a region of the Coregonus clupeaformis isolate EN_2021a chromosome 9, ASM2061545v1, whole genome shotgun sequence genome:
- the LOC121573705 gene encoding nuclear pore glycoprotein p62-like, whose protein sequence is MSGGFNFGQASNTGFSFGAPKTTAATAPATGFGMPSAVAPGGGFSFGTPNPPQAPVAAPQSSGLFAMPIQASTNPTGGFSFGTPAQSSTPAGGGFSFGTPTAKLNLGTPAASQPALTGLTMGMATASSGTGFGIGGGLATQTTVAPVGGGFSFGTAGGLGAPVAQTQPQTQPAAAGGLSLGTPAAATQMMGGGFSFGAAKVQATTAPAPTVTPGGGFSFGNSAPASLSLGTQPTSLMLNSVATASTAAPTTTQGGGFAFGVKPSATPAPAATAPATQASLGSSLFAIPASTAAPATATIAGFLGATSAAPTATSAAGSTLGFMLKPLGAVTATTTAPVGTAAPTTGTTTGFSLGMKPAGATGIGATAPITGVATTITTVTASAPPVMSYVQLEGLINKWSLELEDQERHFLQQATQVNAWDRTLVENGEKITSLHREMEKVKLDQRRLDQELDFILSQQKELEDLLSPLEESVKEQSGTIYMQNADEERERTYKLAENVDAQLKRMSQDLKEIIEHLNTSSGPADNSDPLQQICKILNAHMDSLQWIDQNSVLLQRRVEDVSKLCDNRRKEQEKTFRITFN, encoded by the exons ATGAGTGGAGGATTCAACTTTGGACAAGCGTCCAATACTGGATTCAGCTTTGGAGCTCCCAAAACCACAGCTGCAACTGCCCCAGCCACAGGCTTTGGGATGCCAAGTGCTGTAGCTCCAGGTGGTGGCTTCTCTTTCGGAACCCCCAACCCTCCCCAGGCCCCAGTAGCTGCCCCCCAGAGCTCTGGGCTGTTTGCTATGCCCATCCAGGCTAGCACAAACCCAACTGGAGGGTTCAGCTTTGGGACCCCTGCACAGAGCAGTACTCCTGCAGGAGGAGGCTTCTCTTTTGG GACTCCCACTGCTAAACTCAATCTGGGCACACCAGCCGCCTCTCAACCAGCACTGACTGGGCTAACTATGGGGATGGCAACCGCCTCCTCTGGGACAGGCTTTGGAATTGGTGGGGGTCTCGCCACACAAACCACTGTTGCACCTGTAGGAGGGGGGTTCAGCTTTGGGACTGCAGGGGGGCTTGGAGCCCCTGTTGCCCAAACTCAGCCCCAGACCCAACCAGCAGCAGCTGGTGGGCTCTCTTTAGGAACTCCTGCTGCAGCCACCCAAATGATGGGAGGTGGGTTTAGTTTTGGTGCAGCCAAGGTCCAGGCCACCACAGCCCCAGCCCCTACTGTAACCCCAGGAGGGGGCTTCTCATTTGGGAACAGCGCCCCTGCCAGCCTCTCCCTGGGGACCCAGCCCACAA GTCTGATGCTGAACTCTGTGGCCACGGCCTCAACAGCTGCACCAACCACAACCCAGGGTGGAGGATTCGCTTTTGGCGTCAAACCTTCTG CTACTCCAGCCCCCGCTGCAACTGCGCCGGCTACCCAGGCCTCATTAGGTTCTTCTCTCTTTGCTATACCAGCATCAACAGCAGCTCCTGCTACAGCAACAATCGCAGGATTTT TGGGCGCTACCTCAGCCGCCCCCACTGCCACCTCAGCAGCAGGAAGTACCTTGGGCTTCATGCTCAAACCCTTGGGAGCAGTCACTGCTACAACCACTGCCCCAGTTGGCACGG CTGCCCCTACCACTGGCACTACCACAGGTTTCTCACTGGGTATGAAACCTGCGGGCGCCACTGGCATCGGTGCAACAGCCCCCATCACTGGAGTAGCCACAACCATCACTACTGTTACAGCAAG TGCTCCTCCAGTGATGTCATACGTCCAACTAGAGGGTCTCATTAACAAGTGGAGTCTTGAGCTGGAGGACCAGGAGAGGCATTTCTTACAGCAAGCCACCCAGGTCAACGCCTGGGACCGCACGCTGGTGGAGAACGGAGAGAAG ATCACATCACTGCAcagggagatggagaaggtgaaaTTGGACCAAAGAAG GTTGGACCAGGAGCTGGACTTCATCCTGTCACaacagaaggagctggaggaccTGCTGTCCCCGCTGGAGGAGTCTGTCAAAGAACAGAGTGGAACCATCTACATGCAGAACGCAGACGAGGAACGCGAGAGGAC GTACAAGCTTGCAGAGAATGTGGACGCCCAGCTGAAGAGGATGTCTCAAGATCTAAAGGAGATCATTGAACACCTGAACACATCCAGCGGGCCAGCTGATAATAGTGACCCG CTTCAGCAGATCTGTAAAATTCTCAATGCCCACATGGACTCTCTTCAATGGATTGACCAGAACTCGG TGCTTCTACAGAGAAGGGTGGAGGATGTGTCCAAACTCTGCGACAACCGACGCAAAGAGCAGGAGAAGACTTTTCGCATAACATTTAATTGA
- the rraga gene encoding ras-related GTP-binding protein A, whose amino-acid sequence MSSTAMKKKVLLMGKSGSGKTSMRSIIFANYIARDTRRLGATIDVEHSHVRFLGNLVLNLWDCGGQDTFMENYFTSQRDNIFRNVEVLIYVFDVESRELEKDMHYYQSCLEAILQNSPDAKVFCLVHKMDLVQEDQRDLIFKEREEDLRRLSRPLACTCFRTSIWDETLYKAWSSIVYQLIPNVQQLETNLRNFAQIIEADEVLLFERATFLVISHYQCKEQRDAHRFEKISNIIKQFKLSCSKLAASFQSMEVRNSNFAAFIDVFTSNTYVMVIMSDPSIPSAATLINIRNARKHFEKLERLDGPKHSLTMRMR is encoded by the exons ATGTCAAGCACAGCCATGAAGAAAAAG GTGTTGCTGATGGGCAAGAGTGGGTCTGGGAAGACGAGCATGAGATCGATCATCTTTGCCAACTACATAGCCCGAGACACACGCCGCCTTGGAGCCACGA TTGATGTAGAGCATTCCCATGTGCGATTCCTTGGCAATCTGGTTTTGAACTTGTGGGACTGTGGAGG ACAAGACACTTTCATGGAGAACTACTTCACCAGCCAGAGGGACAACATATTCAGGAATGTGGAGGTGCTGATCTATGTGTTTGATGTGGAGAGCCGTGAGCTGGAAAAGGATATGCATTACTACCAGTCCTGTCTGGAGGCAATCCTCCAGAACTCCCCCGATGCCAAGGTCTTCTGCCTGGTGCACAAAATGGATCTGGTTCAAGAGGACCAGAGAGACCTG ATCTTTAAGGAGCGTGAAGAGGACCTGAGGCGTCTGTCCAGGCCATTGGCTTGCACTTGCTTCAGAACATCAATCTGGGATGAAACGCTGTACAAG GCATGGTCCAGTATTGTTTACCAGCTGATCCCTAATGTACAGCAGCTGGAGACAAACCTGCGTAACTTTGCCCAGATCATTGAGGCAGACGAAGTGCTTCTGTTTGAGAGAGCCACTTTTCTG GTAATCTCTCACTACCAGTGCAAAGAGCAGCGTGATGCTCACCGCTTTGAGAAGATCAGCAACATCATCAAACAGTTCAAGCTCAGTTGTAG TAAACTGGCAGCCTCcttccagagcatggaggtgagGAACTCCAACTTTGCGGCCTTCATCGATGTCTTCACCTCTAATACATATGTTATGGTGATCATGTCGGACCCCTCCATAC CCTCTGCAGCCACACTCATTAACATCCGCAACGCCAGAAAACACTTTGAGAAGCTGGAGCGTCTGGATGGACCAAAGCACAGCCTGACCATGCGTATGCGCTAG